One window of Perca flavescens isolate YP-PL-M2 chromosome 15, PFLA_1.0, whole genome shotgun sequence genomic DNA carries:
- the LOC114569585 gene encoding immunoglobulin lambda-1 light chain: MLGTLCTLITALTCVSGVTVVTQKPPVVTVRKGETATMDCNLGTVTGSAARWYKQIPGGVPQFVLYFIHSSSSPSYGSGFSSPKFTSNHQSTSDYRLIITNVEEGDSAVYYCQTWDSSVSENVFGQGTKLIVTSSSLPRPVLTVFPPSSAELQSNKASLVCLSSQSGPFADVSWLAAGSPVSTGISTSTAVQQPDKTFQISSYLAVQTSDWNRGQVYTCRVSLGSQTSEENIRKSDCPTEEQ; this comes from the exons atGCTGGGGACCCTCTGCACTCTCATCACTGCTCTAACAT GTGTGAGTGGTGTGACCGTGGTGACACAGAAACCTCCTGTTGTCACGGTGAGGAAAGGAGAGACAGCCACCATGGACTGTAACCTGGGGACTGTTACAGGCAGTGCAGCTCGCTGGTATAAACAGATTCCAGGAGGAGTTCCTCagtttgtattatattttatacacAGCTCTAGCTCTCCAAGCTATGGCTCTGGTTTCTCCTCTCCAAAGTTTACATCTAATCATCAGTCAACATCAGATTATCGTCTGATCATCACCAATGTGGAGGAGGGAGACTCTGCAGTCTATTACTGTCAAACATGGGACAGCTCTGTTAGTGAGAAC GTATTCGGACAAGGCACCAAGCTGATTGTGACAA GCTCCAGTCTCCCTCGTCCTGTCCTGACTGTCTTCCCTCCGTCCAGTGCTGAGCTCCAGTCCAACAAAGCCTCTCTGGTCTGTCTGTCCAGTCAGTCTGGGCCTTTTGCAGATGTGAGCTGGTTGGCTGCTGGGAGTCCAGTGAGCACTGGGATCTCTACCAGCACCGCTGTTCAGCAACCAGACAAGACTTTCCAAATCAGCAGCTATCTGGCCGTCCAGACGTCAGACTGGAACAGGGGTCAGGTTTACACATGTAGAGTGTCTTTGGGCTCCCAgacttcagaggaaaacatccGCAAGTCAGACTGTCCCACTGAAGAACAGTAG
- the LOC114569570 gene encoding immunoglobulin lambda-1 light chain encodes MLGTLCTLITALTCVSGVTVVTQKPPVVTVRKGETATMDCNLGTVTNSEARWYKQIPGGVPQYVLRFYHSWSSPSYGSGFSSPKFTSNHQSTSDYRLIITNVEEGDSAVYYCKTWDSSVSEYVFGQGTKLIVTSSSLPRPVLTVFPPSSAELQSNKASLVCLSSQSGPFADVSWLAAGSPVSTGISTSTAVQQPDKTFQISSYLAVQTSDWNRGQVYTCRVSLGSQTSEENIRKSDCPTEEQ; translated from the exons atgCTGGGGACCCTCTGCACTCTCATCACTGCTCTAACAT GTGTTAGTGGTGTGACCGTGGTGACACAGAAGCCTCCTGTTGTCACGGTGAGGAAAGGAGAGACAGCCACCATGGACTGTAACCTGGGGACTGTTACTAACAGTGAGGCTCGCTGGTATAAACAGATTCCAGGAGGAGTTCCTCAGTATGTActgaggttttatcacagctggAGCTCTCCAAGCTATGGCTCTGGTTTCTCCTCTCCAAAGTTTACATCTAATCATCAGTCAACATCAGATTACCGTTTGATCATCACCAATGTGGAGGAGGGAGACTCAGCAGTCTATTACTGTAAAACATGGGACAGCTCTGTTAGTGAGTAC GTATTCGGACAAGGCACCAAGCTGATTGTGACAA GCTCCAGTCTCCCTCGTCCTGTCCTGACTGTCTTCCCTCCGTCCAGTGCTGAGCTCCAGTCCAACAAAGCCTCTCTGGTCTGTCTGTCCAGTCAGTCTGGGCCTTTTGCAGATGTGAGCTGGTTGGCTGCTGGGAGTCCAGTGAGCACTGGGATCTCTACCAGCACCGCTGTTCAGCAACCAGACAAGACTTTCCAAATCAGCAGCTATCTGGCCGTCCAGACGTCAGACTGGAACAGGGGTCAGGTTTACACATGTAGAGTGTCTTTGGGCTCCCAgacttcagaggaaaacatccGCAAGTCAGACTGTCCCACTGAAGAACAGTAG